The Pseudanabaena sp. PCC 6802 genomic interval GGCGATCGCCACAGCACTCGGACTGCAAAGCCGAGATAAGGTACTGAGAACGACAGATGAAGTCCGGCGTTTGTTTGGTTATAACCTGCTGGGTGTATTGCCGAATTTTGGGAAGAAATGGGCAGCTAGACAGGCTGTTTTTGTACGCTCCAATCCCCGTTCACCGATTAGCGAAGCTTATCGGACGCTACAAACTAACCTGCGATTCCGCAAATCCGATTCATCTGCTAAAGGAGTCAAAGTCATTGTAGTTACGAGTTCGATTGCTGCGGAAGGTAAATCAACCGTGGCAGCTAATCTGGCAGCGACTACTGCCCAGTTAGGAAGACGAGCTCTCCTGATAGACGCTGACATGCGTCGTCCGTCACAGCAGTTGATTTGGAATATAGCTAACACTCAAGGTCTAAGCGATCTGATAGCAGGGAAAATTTCCGAGGAGGTAGCTACCCAGAAATCGGTTATGCCCAATCTGGATTTGCTTTTGTCAGGTACTATTCCCAGTAATCCTCTGTCACTGCTAGATTCAAACCGGATGACTGCTTTGATGAAAAACTGGTCTGAGGACTACGATTTTGTAATTATTGACACTCCACCCCTACTAGCTGTAGCTGACGCTATGGTTCTGGGCAATTTAGCAAATGGCATATTACTGGTGGCTAGACCAGATTTACTTAATTCTAATAATGCTAGTAGGGTAAGAGCAACTTTAGAACAATCGGGCATGGTTGTATTGGGCATGGTTGTTAATGCGGCTGTCACCGACGATAAGAGTTACTACGAGCATCAATACGATTACGTTAGTAAGGAAGAGCCGTCCTCAACACCAATGGTTGGCTAAACAGGTAGTTGTTAAAAGCCTCAAAAATTTCCCTAGTTTTTCACAATTGCCCGCTACTATTTAGCAAGGTATCAAAGTAGGGGGAGCTTAGTAATAAGTACGCATATTAATAATTAATGCTACAAATTATTTGAGATATGAGATCTTCGCGATCGGACTGAAAATCAATCAATTGAATAATTCACTACTCAGGAGCGGGCTTTGACGGTCATTGAGATCTCAGTCTCTCCAACGTAATCTTCCGATTGTTGTTTTATTTTTGCGGATGCGGGAGGTCGAATTGCAGAATAGGTGTGACCGAAATCGGAAACGTTCGAAACGTCGAGCTATTTACTGTCCTATACATGGCTGTTATCTTGATAGCGTTAGCCAAAAATATCCATTATTTGCAGATCGCCCCGAACAGTTACAACAAAGAGGGATGGCTAAACGAGATGCATTGATGCTTGTTGCATCACGAACAGCGGTGCCATTAAAGGGGGAGTGGGTAGAGTCTTTTTGGTGCGAACAGTGTCAGCAGACAAAGTGGTATCACATTAGAACTAGAGAAGATCGTACTTTTGAGGTCAAATTAGCACCACGCGAACTGTGGCAGTATGCAATGGGGGCAATTAATCCTGACGGGAATCCTTCCGTAGGTGAGTTTACTCGTAGGAATTCGCGAATGGTTGCTTATAGTGTTATCAAGGGCTTCAAATTTGCTTGCTGAGTATTATAGCGATTTCTTCAGTTTTAACGAAAAATAGATAACGAGCTTCTTTGTCACCGCCCTATATCAATGCAAAAAACTATTTTGACTATTGTCCTATAATAACTCATTAGTAAATTTGGATATTTAACGGCTTCTAAGAATATTAAATGGATATTACTTTTTGGCATGGGAAGCGGGTGTTGCTGACTGGGCACACAGGATTTAAAGGCAGTTGGTTATCGCTCTGGCTCCAATCTATTGGAGTTGAGTTGTTAGGATATGCTCTACAACCACCTACAAATCCCAGCCTATTTGAGATTGCTCGTGTGGCAGACGGAATGACTTCTGTAATAGGCGATATTTGCGATCGCAAATATCTACAGGAGGTTATCATAGGTTTTCGACCTCAAATAGTTATCCACATGGCTGCTCAGTCAGTTGTAAGGGCATCCTACACCGATCCGGTGTTTACTTATAATACAAACGTGATGGGCACGGTCAATTTGTTCGAAGCGATTCGCCAGGTTGGAGGGGTTCGAGCTGTTGTTAATGTCACCTCAGACAAGTGTTACGAGAACCGGGAATGGTTTTGGGGATATCGAGAGAACGATCCGCTAGGTGGATACGATCCCTATAGTAGTAGCAAAGCTTGTGCTGAGTTAGTAACAACTGCCTACCGGAATTCTTTTTTTCACCCTAAGGATTACGCAGGGCATGGTGTTGCGATTGCCTCTGCACGAGCTGGGAACGTTATTGGCGGGGGTGATTGGACTCCAGATGGCTTGGTTTCAGATATTGTTAAGTCACTTCTCAAACAACAGCCTGTTTTGATACGTAACCCTTATGCAACCCGTCCCTGGCAGCATGTACTGGATGCACTTAATGGATATCTAACTCTAGTTGAGCATCTTTATAGCAAGGGGCCTGCATTTGCTGAAGCCTGGAACTTTGGCCCCTATGAATCGGCTGTGAAGCCAGTAGGCTGGTTGGTCGAACAATTGTTATGTCTATGGGGAGAAAACTCCTCATGGGAGCAAGATAAAGCCCATCAGCCCCATGAAGCTAATGCCCTAAGTTTAGATTGTTCCAAAGCGCGCCTTAAACTGGGATGGGAACCAAAGTTATCTTTAGAGGAAGCTCTAGAGCAAATTACCACATGGACTAAGTCTTACCAGGCAGGAGATGATATGCATAACGTGACTAAGACATCCATACATCAGTTTATGGCAATAACAGCTAAATAAACTGCTCGATCGCAATAATCTACAACCTAAATTTCAAAACTTTTATCGCTATTCTGGAGGTAACTAATGACTAAGCAAGCCCACTCCGTAAAGCTTCTAGACAAATCAACTGAGCAAGCCCCTAAATGCCGATTTTGCGGGACTGGCTTGCGACATACCTTGGTAAATTTAGGCATGTCACCCCTATGTGAAAGCTTTTTGGATAGCGAGCAACTCGATCGCATGGAGGCATTTTATCCATTGCATGTTCGAGTTTGTGAAAATTGCTTTTTGGCACAACTGGAGGCATATGTTAGCCCGGAGCATATCTTTACAGAATATGCATATTTTTCATCCTACGCTGATACCTGGTTAAGGCAATGTAAAGAATATAGCGATCGCGCGATCGATCGGTTTAATTTAAATGAAAACAGTCAGGTGGTCGAACTTGCTAGCAATGATGGCTATCTTTTGCAATACTTTGTAGAGAAAAATATTCCTGTTTTGGGTGTTGAACCTGCCACCAATATTGCCAAAGTGGCGATCGCTAAAGGCATGCCCACCCTAAATGAGTTCTTTGGAAGGGAATGTGCCCGAAGATTGGTGCAGCAGGGGAAGCAAGCAGATTTAGTAGCGGCAAACAACGTGCTGGCACACGTACCCGACCTGAATGACTTTGTCGCAGGCATCAAGATTTTGCTCAAACCGCACGGTGTTTTCACTGGAGAGATTCAGCATCTTGTGAAATTGATGGCAGCAAACCAGTTTGATACGATTTACCACGAGCATTTTTGCTATCACACCTTCACTACTCTTGAGAAAATTTTTGCTGCACACGGTATGACACTCTTTGATGTGGAAGAGTTGCCCACACATGGTGGGTCTTTACGAATTTATGCACGTCACTCCGATGACCTATCGAAACCTGTGGGAGATCGCGTCACTGAGCTGAGAGACCGCGAAGAAGCTGATGGATTTACGACACTCGATCGCTATACCAACTTTGAAGAGCAGGTGCGAGAAACTAAACGCAAGCTTCTAGACTTTCTAATCAAAGCTAAGCGAGAGGGGAAAACAGTTGCGGGCTATGGTGCACCTGGCAAGGGCAACACGCTTCTTAACTACTGTGGCATTAGAACAGATTTTCTTGACTACACGGTCGATCGCAACCCTTACAAGCATGGCAAGTTTTTACCTGGAACCCATATCCCAATCTATCCTCCTAGCAAAATTCAGGAAACCAAGCCAGATTATGTTCTCATCTTGCCCTGGAACTTTAAAGAAGAAATCATGGAACAAATGAGCTTTATTCGAGATTGGGGCGGTCAGTTCGTTATACCAATCCCTGAAGTTAAGGTCTATCCTTAAACAATGCTTTTCACTCAAACCAAGCTGCAAGGTTCTTACATTGTTGAGCCAGAAAAACTGGAAGATGGGCGTGGTTTTTTTGCTCGAACATGGTGCCAGCAGGAATTTAGTACTCTGGGGCTTGATGCTAACCTGGTTCAATGTAGCATTTCTTTCAATAACAAGAGGGGAACGCTACGCGGCATGCATTTACAAATTCCACCTTGTGCCGAAACAAAGTTAGTGAGATGTACGCAGGGAGGTATTTATGATGTCATTATCGATCTACGCTCCCACTCAAGCACGTATATGCAGTGGACTGCCGTTCACCTGACTGCTAAAAATCGAAAAGCCCTATACATTCCCAAAGGGTTTGCACATGGCTTTCAAACTTTGGCAGATAACACAGAAGTCTTTTATCAGATGTCTGATTTTTATCGCCCAGATTTTGCCCGTGGTTTCCGCTGGAACGATCCAAACTTCAAAATTCAATGGCCCGAGCCAGTTACTATTATATCAGTGCGCGATCGAGAATACGAAGACTTTGAACCAAGTTGGTTATAGCCAGCACATCTTTACTTTAATCTGACACGCGCCATAATGCAATTGCTAATTTCAGACGTTCACGATAAAGCAAGTTGGTATGAGTAGTATGAACATTTATGCGGAAGCACAGAATCTCCATCAACTTGGGTTGGAAATGTACGATCTGATCGCTAAACTATACCCCATTTGTCGGAGCATTACTGGCGATGGGGTTCGAAAATCACTGCATATCCTCCAAGAACTAATTCCACTAGTAATTCATGAAGTGCCAACGGGTACGCAAGTCTTTGACTGGACAGTTCCCAAAGAATGGAATGTTCGAGATGCTTACGTGAAGAATGACTTGGGCGAAAAAGTAATTGACTTCCAAGTATTAAATTTACATTTGCTAAACTACAGTACTCCAATTCATCGAAAGATGTCTTTATCTGAGTTAAAAGAACATCTGTTCACATTACCCGAACAACCCGATCTAGTACCATATCGTACTTCCTACTACAAAGAGAACTGGGGATTTTGCTTAAGTCATAATAGACTGAAGCAACTTGAAGATGGCGAGTACGAAGTATTCATTGATTCCTCGCTTGAAGATGGATACCTTACCTATGGTGAATACTATCTACCTGGAGAAATAGAAGATGAAGTTCTGTTTTCTTGCCATGTTTGTCATCCGTCATTGTGTAATGATAACCTCTCAGGTTTAGCTTTAGCGACTTTCTTGGCCAAATATCTTGGTTCGCAGCCAAATCGATACTCGTATCGACTTCTATTTATCCCTGGGACAATTGGCTCTATTACCTGGTTGAGTCTGAATGAATCTAAGACACATCACATAAAGCATGGTCTGGTAATATCTGGTGTAGGAGATGCAGGTGGCATGACCTACAAAAAGAGTCGTCGTAGCAATGCTGAAATTGATAGAGTAGTAGAACATGTTTTAAGCCACACTGAGCGGGAAAGCAAAATTGAAGAATTTTCTCCATACGGTTATGATGAGCGCCAATATTGCTCGCCAGGGTTTAACCTACCAATCGGACGTTTAACCAGAACGCCATTTGGGAAGTATGCAGAATACCACACATCAGCAGACAACCTGAAGTTTGTCAAACCTAGCTCTTTAGCAGATTCATTAGGAGTTTATCTAGAAGTTATTGACATTCTTGAAAGTAACAAAAGATATCTGAATATAAATTCAAAATGCGAGCCCCAATTAGGTAAACGAGGCTTGTACGGTAATTTTGGTGGCAAGCAAGATAAGAGGGCTGATGAGATGGAAATGTTATGGGTACTTAATCTCTCAGATGGAACCCACTCATTATTAGATATTGCTAATCGGGCTGGAATAAAATTTCAGGCAATTAAGGGTGCGGCGATCGCATTGAAAAAAGCTGCGCTATTACAAGAATGTTCAGAAGAAGTAGTCAGTAGAAATGCTATAGAAAAATAGTAAAAAAGCTGAAAAACAGTAGAGCTAAATGTGATTTTGATTTCTTAATATAAACAATCAAAGGAGCTTGAATATGAAGGTAGTTTTATTCTGCGGTGGTCTTGGCACGCGACTGAGAGAACATTCTGAAACAATTCCGAAGCCAATGGTTGAAATCGGTTGTCGCCCGATTATTTGGCACCTAATGCGGTACTATGCGCACTTTGGGCATAAGGACTTTATCCTATGTCTCGGTTACATGGGGAACTATATCAAGAACTATTTTCTTAACTATAATGAATGTTTCTCTAATAACTTTACCCTTTCTAAAGGTGGGAAAAACATTCAGCTCCATAACAGTGACATTGAAGATTGGACAATTACGTTTGTTGATACTGGACTTAACTCCAACATCGGTCAGCGACTTGTGGCTGTAAAGCCATATTTAGAAGGAGAAGAAGTTTTCTTAGCTAACTATGCAGATGGTTTAAGCGATCTCAACCTTGACGATTACCTCAATAACTTCCAGAGAAGAGGCAAAATTGCGAGTTTCCTCGCAGTACAACCATCACAATCTTTCCATGTGATTTCCTTGAGCGAAAATTCTCTAGTTCAAACTATTGAGCCGGTTGGCAACTCCGATCTCTGGATTAATGGTGGCTTTTTTGCCTTAAAGCAGGAAATTTTTGATTATATTCAGAACGGGGAAGAATTAGTTCTTGAGCCATTTCAGCGCCTAATTCGGAAAGAGCAATTGATTGCCTATCGAAATCCGGGGTTCTGGGCGTGTATGGATACGCTAAAGGAAAAGATGATGTTTGACGAGATGCATGCTAAAGGCAATACTCCATGGTCTGTTTGGGAAACTTCTAAATCTGCAACTGGTGAAATCCTAAAACCTCAACTCTCTGATATGCAGCAAAAGCATCTTTTAGGGGTAAAGAAATGAATCCTGAACCTCACCAGTAGCTGAAGTTCACTAAGCGACGTATACACTGCGTCTTCATCACCAATAATGCCCAGAGCATTTCATCGATGAAGCGCTCTAGTAGTGATTAAAGTAGTGCTTAAAGTCATCGCCAAAGAATCGGTATCTATACATGCTACCGATGTCTGTACTTCCAGAACTTGATATTTCAGAGGTCAGCCATGCCTAAGGTTAGCGTTGTTATTATTAACTATAACTACTCTCAGTATCTAGACGAACGCATTCAGAGTTTCCTAGGCCAAACCTATCGAGACTTTGAATTGCTTATTATTGATAATGGCTCAACGGATAACAGTGTTGATGTAATTCAGCAATACACAAAAGATCCCAGAGTTTCTGTAAAATATTACGATGAAAACGATTCACCCTTGAAACGTTGGAATGAAGGCGTAGAATCTACTCAAGGTGAATATGTGATGATCGCTGCTTCCGATGACAGTTGCGATCCTAGACTCCTGGAGAGGCTTGTTGAAAAACTGGATAATCACCCTTCTGTAGGCTTTGCCTATTCTCAATCTTGGGAAATTGACGATCGGGGCAACAGGCTGTATCTATCCAAACAGTTGATGGATCATCTCCATCCAGGTCTTTGGGATACAGATTTTGTTGCAAGTGGTCGAGAAATGTGCCAGCACATGCTGTTTCTCAATATAATTCGATTCTCTGGGATTGCACGGCGATCTGTTTTTGTCAGCGCTGGTAAGTTTGACACACAATTGCCATACGAAGCGGATTGGCTGCTCTGGTCAAAAATCTTGCTCGTTTCAGATCTCGCCTACGTTGCTGAGCCTTTAACTTTTGGTAGAACACATGCAAATTCACTCGGCAAAGTAGTAAAGAATGCATCAGTCCTTGAAGGAAGACTGATAGTCATTCACTATTTGCTATCTAACATTGAACCACCTGAACACTTCTGGGAAATAGTATATGTCCCAATCATAGCGTATTGGACAAGACTTATGTTATCGGGACAAGTTCCTCTCAACAAAAATCTAAGAATTTATGGTTTATTGAGAGTGATCGATCCTCATGTAAATTATCGGTTGGTTGAGAACCTTTATAGGGTTTCTACGAAAAAACTTGCATTACTCTATAAGATCTTCTCTAAAAAGCAAGAGGTTTCTACTTTAAAATAGTGAGATATACAATGAAAGTCCATGTCTTTTCAATGGCTCATAACGAGTCTCATTTAATTCCCTATTTTGTTCGTCATTATCAGAATTGCTTCCCCAATTGTGATATCACAATACTTGATAATGAGTCCACTGATGACACTGCAACCATTTGTAAAAACTTGGGCTGTGAAGTCATTCCTATTTTTTCAAATGGTTATGTCGATCAACTCCTTTCAGACATGAAGAATGAGCGGTGGAAAAATAGTCAGGCTGACTGGATAATCGCCTGCGATGTAGATGAATTCTTGCAGATTGACCAAGTGGAACTAGAAAGGCTAAATGATTCTGGAGTAACGATTTTACGGACTCAGGGCTTTGATATGGTTGGCAGCAACGGTAACCCTGATAAGATTACAGCCAAGTATCCAAATGATTGGTTTAGCAAGTCTGTATGTTTTAAGCGAACTGAAATCGAAAATATTAACTACACTCCGGGAGCACATCACTGTTATCCAACTGGGCATGTTCAGTGGAGTCCATCAGCTTATGCATTGTTTCACTACAAGTATCTTTCACCAAGCTTAACCTTCGAAAGAATTAAGCTGCGGTGCGATCGCACAAGTGATGATAATCGGAAAAAAGGAATTGCCTACGAGTATTTTGAGTTTAGTGAAATTAAGGTACGCAGAGAATTTGCTCGCGCACGACGGAAAGCCATCGGGTGGAGACTCCTCAGTAAAATTATCCCAAAAGATAAATATATTTTGGGGCATAAATTGATATCAAAAATACCGTAAAGAGGCTCAATGTTAGCTTTCTATAACATCTACTAGATGATTGCGATAAAAACATCTCTATGATTAATCTGTTAAATAATCGTCATCAAAATCCAATTCGCCAACTCCTTTGTCTAGGTGCCCACAG includes:
- the rfbG gene encoding CDP-glucose 4,6-dehydratase; its protein translation is MDITFWHGKRVLLTGHTGFKGSWLSLWLQSIGVELLGYALQPPTNPSLFEIARVADGMTSVIGDICDRKYLQEVIIGFRPQIVIHMAAQSVVRASYTDPVFTYNTNVMGTVNLFEAIRQVGGVRAVVNVTSDKCYENREWFWGYRENDPLGGYDPYSSSKACAELVTTAYRNSFFHPKDYAGHGVAIASARAGNVIGGGDWTPDGLVSDIVKSLLKQQPVLIRNPYATRPWQHVLDALNGYLTLVEHLYSKGPAFAEAWNFGPYESAVKPVGWLVEQLLCLWGENSSWEQDKAHQPHEANALSLDCSKARLKLGWEPKLSLEEALEQITTWTKSYQAGDDMHNVTKTSIHQFMAITAK
- a CDS encoding class I SAM-dependent methyltransferase, with translation MTKQAHSVKLLDKSTEQAPKCRFCGTGLRHTLVNLGMSPLCESFLDSEQLDRMEAFYPLHVRVCENCFLAQLEAYVSPEHIFTEYAYFSSYADTWLRQCKEYSDRAIDRFNLNENSQVVELASNDGYLLQYFVEKNIPVLGVEPATNIAKVAIAKGMPTLNEFFGRECARRLVQQGKQADLVAANNVLAHVPDLNDFVAGIKILLKPHGVFTGEIQHLVKLMAANQFDTIYHEHFCYHTFTTLEKIFAAHGMTLFDVEELPTHGGSLRIYARHSDDLSKPVGDRVTELRDREEADGFTTLDRYTNFEEQVRETKRKLLDFLIKAKREGKTVAGYGAPGKGNTLLNYCGIRTDFLDYTVDRNPYKHGKFLPGTHIPIYPPSKIQETKPDYVLILPWNFKEEIMEQMSFIRDWGGQFVIPIPEVKVYP
- the rfbC gene encoding dTDP-4-dehydrorhamnose 3,5-epimerase, producing the protein MLFTQTKLQGSYIVEPEKLEDGRGFFARTWCQQEFSTLGLDANLVQCSISFNNKRGTLRGMHLQIPPCAETKLVRCTQGGIYDVIIDLRSHSSTYMQWTAVHLTAKNRKALYIPKGFAHGFQTLADNTEVFYQMSDFYRPDFARGFRWNDPNFKIQWPEPVTIISVRDREYEDFEPSWL
- a CDS encoding DUF4910 domain-containing protein, whose translation is MNIYAEAQNLHQLGLEMYDLIAKLYPICRSITGDGVRKSLHILQELIPLVIHEVPTGTQVFDWTVPKEWNVRDAYVKNDLGEKVIDFQVLNLHLLNYSTPIHRKMSLSELKEHLFTLPEQPDLVPYRTSYYKENWGFCLSHNRLKQLEDGEYEVFIDSSLEDGYLTYGEYYLPGEIEDEVLFSCHVCHPSLCNDNLSGLALATFLAKYLGSQPNRYSYRLLFIPGTIGSITWLSLNESKTHHIKHGLVISGVGDAGGMTYKKSRRSNAEIDRVVEHVLSHTERESKIEEFSPYGYDERQYCSPGFNLPIGRLTRTPFGKYAEYHTSADNLKFVKPSSLADSLGVYLEVIDILESNKRYLNINSKCEPQLGKRGLYGNFGGKQDKRADEMEMLWVLNLSDGTHSLLDIANRAGIKFQAIKGAAIALKKAALLQECSEEVVSRNAIEK
- a CDS encoding glucose-1-phosphate cytidylyltransferase, giving the protein MKVVLFCGGLGTRLREHSETIPKPMVEIGCRPIIWHLMRYYAHFGHKDFILCLGYMGNYIKNYFLNYNECFSNNFTLSKGGKNIQLHNSDIEDWTITFVDTGLNSNIGQRLVAVKPYLEGEEVFLANYADGLSDLNLDDYLNNFQRRGKIASFLAVQPSQSFHVISLSENSLVQTIEPVGNSDLWINGGFFALKQEIFDYIQNGEELVLEPFQRLIRKEQLIAYRNPGFWACMDTLKEKMMFDEMHAKGNTPWSVWETSKSATGEILKPQLSDMQQKHLLGVKK
- a CDS encoding glycosyltransferase family 2 protein, with the protein product MPKVSVVIINYNYSQYLDERIQSFLGQTYRDFELLIIDNGSTDNSVDVIQQYTKDPRVSVKYYDENDSPLKRWNEGVESTQGEYVMIAASDDSCDPRLLERLVEKLDNHPSVGFAYSQSWEIDDRGNRLYLSKQLMDHLHPGLWDTDFVASGREMCQHMLFLNIIRFSGIARRSVFVSAGKFDTQLPYEADWLLWSKILLVSDLAYVAEPLTFGRTHANSLGKVVKNASVLEGRLIVIHYLLSNIEPPEHFWEIVYVPIIAYWTRLMLSGQVPLNKNLRIYGLLRVIDPHVNYRLVENLYRVSTKKLALLYKIFSKKQEVSTLK
- a CDS encoding glycosyltransferase family 2 protein; this translates as MKVHVFSMAHNESHLIPYFVRHYQNCFPNCDITILDNESTDDTATICKNLGCEVIPIFSNGYVDQLLSDMKNERWKNSQADWIIACDVDEFLQIDQVELERLNDSGVTILRTQGFDMVGSNGNPDKITAKYPNDWFSKSVCFKRTEIENINYTPGAHHCYPTGHVQWSPSAYALFHYKYLSPSLTFERIKLRCDRTSDDNRKKGIAYEYFEFSEIKVRREFARARRKAIGWRLLSKIIPKDKYILGHKLISKIP